The following are from one region of the Carnobacterium gallinarum DSM 4847 genome:
- a CDS encoding o-succinylbenzoate--CoA ligase: protein MENWLTKRVLLSPNQKALVYQEQSWTFSELQKEVLKVASQLNQLDVLKKAPIAVLGGNSAKLYFLILALQQLGHPIVFLNHRLTANEITHQLKDAKVAKVVYQEEFTDSIEGLDLLWQEKALSFRQLKKLPEKECVPISEFDLDEVTSIMYTSGTTGLPKGVQQTFNNHWWSAMGSALNLGLSEKDSWLCPVPLFHISGFSIMMRSLIYGMPVYLFATFDEEEINRYLISGEGKMISVVSVMLKRLLVNLGAKNYHPDFRCLLLGGGPIDVGTLTMCQQHGIPVIQSYGMTETASQVVALNMQMAEEKIGSSGLPLFPVELKIVTENQEKCAPYEHGEILLKAPNITKGYLHQPAFKKTDWFHTGDVGYLDQDGYLFIVSRLTDIIISGGENIYPAEVEHVLLEFPGVQDVAVIGIQDADWEQVPVAYVVLSEGQIVDQEQMKAFCRIKLAHYKIPKKFMILKELPRNAAGKIMRHKLIK from the coding sequence ATGGAGAATTGGCTAACAAAGCGTGTTTTATTATCACCGAATCAGAAGGCTCTTGTGTATCAAGAACAGAGTTGGACATTTAGCGAGTTACAAAAGGAAGTTTTAAAAGTAGCGAGTCAACTGAATCAATTAGACGTGCTAAAAAAAGCGCCAATTGCTGTTTTAGGTGGAAATTCAGCCAAACTTTATTTTTTAATTTTGGCATTGCAACAATTAGGTCACCCAATCGTATTTCTAAATCATCGGTTGACAGCCAATGAAATTACCCATCAACTTAAGGATGCAAAAGTAGCCAAAGTAGTTTATCAAGAGGAGTTCACAGATAGTATTGAGGGATTGGATTTACTCTGGCAAGAAAAAGCTTTGAGTTTTCGACAACTAAAAAAATTACCTGAAAAAGAATGTGTGCCTATCTCTGAATTTGACTTAGACGAAGTGACATCGATTATGTACACTTCAGGCACAACGGGATTACCAAAAGGTGTTCAGCAAACGTTTAACAATCATTGGTGGAGTGCAATGGGTTCAGCCTTGAACTTAGGTTTATCTGAAAAGGATAGCTGGTTGTGTCCAGTTCCGTTATTTCATATTAGTGGTTTTTCGATTATGATGCGTAGCTTAATTTATGGGATGCCGGTTTACTTATTCGCCACTTTTGATGAAGAGGAGATTAATCGTTATTTAATTTCAGGTGAAGGCAAGATGATTTCCGTTGTTTCGGTAATGTTAAAACGATTATTAGTGAATTTAGGAGCGAAAAACTATCATCCTGATTTTCGCTGTCTCTTGTTAGGTGGAGGACCGATTGATGTAGGAACGTTAACGATGTGTCAACAGCACGGTATCCCAGTTATTCAATCTTATGGAATGACTGAAACAGCTTCTCAAGTTGTAGCTCTTAATATGCAAATGGCAGAGGAAAAAATCGGTTCTTCGGGACTGCCTTTATTTCCAGTTGAGTTAAAGATTGTGACGGAAAATCAAGAGAAGTGCGCTCCTTATGAACATGGGGAAATTTTGTTGAAGGCGCCGAATATTACGAAAGGTTACTTGCACCAGCCAGCATTTAAAAAGACGGATTGGTTTCATACAGGAGATGTTGGTTATTTGGATCAAGATGGTTATTTATTTATCGTGAGTCGGTTGACAGATATTATTATTTCTGGTGGTGAGAATATCTATCCTGCTGAGGTAGAACATGTTTTATTAGAGTTTCCAGGGGTTCAAGATGTTGCCGTGATTGGGATTCAAGATGCTGATTGGGAGCAAGTTCCGGTAGCTTATGTGGTTTTATCAGAGGGACAGATAGTAGATCAAGAGCAGATGAAAGCATTTTGCCGTATCAAATTGGCCCACTATAAGATTCCTAAAAAGTTTATGATTTTAAAAGAACTTCCTCGTAATGCTGCAGGAAAAATTATGCGCCATAAGTTAATCAAATGA
- the menB gene encoding 1,4-dihydroxy-2-naphthoyl-CoA synthase encodes MTENWETIKEYDEILFEKTDHIAKITINRPQVHNAFTPKTVSEMIEAFTISRDDSDIGVIILTGQGDNAFCSGGDQSVRGNGGYVGEDNIPRLNVLDLQRLIRVIPKPVVAMVKGWSIGGGNVLQLVCDLTIAGDNAKFGQTGPNVGSFDAGYGSGYLARVIGHKKAKEVWFMCRQYTATEALEMGWINTVVPVADVETETMSWAREMLKKSPTALRFIKAAMNADTDGLAGLQQFAGDATLLYYTSEEAKEGKNAFLEKRDPDFNQFPKFP; translated from the coding sequence ATGACAGAAAACTGGGAAACAATTAAAGAATACGATGAAATTTTATTTGAAAAAACGGACCATATTGCGAAAATTACGATTAATCGCCCACAGGTTCACAATGCATTTACGCCTAAAACAGTTTCAGAAATGATTGAAGCTTTTACAATTAGCCGAGATGATTCAGATATTGGCGTGATTATTTTAACTGGACAAGGAGATAATGCTTTTTGTTCAGGTGGCGACCAAAGTGTTCGTGGCAATGGTGGTTATGTTGGAGAAGATAATATTCCTCGTCTAAATGTGTTAGATTTACAACGTTTAATTCGTGTGATTCCAAAACCAGTAGTCGCAATGGTAAAAGGCTGGTCAATTGGTGGCGGGAATGTCTTGCAATTAGTTTGTGATCTAACAATTGCTGGAGATAATGCAAAATTTGGTCAAACAGGCCCGAATGTTGGGAGTTTTGATGCAGGCTACGGTTCTGGGTATTTAGCGCGCGTCATTGGTCATAAAAAGGCAAAAGAAGTTTGGTTTATGTGTCGTCAATATACAGCGACAGAAGCATTGGAGATGGGCTGGATTAATACGGTTGTCCCAGTTGCCGATGTGGAAACTGAAACAATGTCATGGGCTAGAGAGATGTTGAAGAAAAGTCCAACAGCGCTACGCTTTATTAAAGCAGCAATGAACGCTGATACAGATGGATTAGCTGGCTTGCAACAATTTGCTGGGGATGCAACGTTACTGTATTATACAAGCGAAGAAGCTAAAGAAGGTAAAAATGCGTTCTTAGAAAAACGCGATCCAGACTTTAATCAATTTCCAAAATTCCCATAA
- a CDS encoding PaaI family thioesterase → MDLMEFLGIKTVSITKEEVCLELDIQEQHKQPYGVMHGGISAVLAETAASLGANANLDTTKQVAVGLELNLNHLRGVTSGILQTYATPLHIGKQTHVWEIKINNQKDQLISVGRCTLFVQKLTK, encoded by the coding sequence ATGGATTTAATGGAGTTTTTAGGAATTAAAACGGTTTCTATCACTAAAGAAGAGGTCTGTCTAGAACTAGATATTCAGGAACAACACAAACAACCTTATGGCGTTATGCATGGAGGAATCTCAGCCGTCTTAGCTGAAACCGCTGCTAGTCTAGGAGCAAATGCAAATCTAGATACAACTAAACAAGTTGCTGTTGGTCTAGAGTTAAATCTCAATCATTTACGCGGTGTCACATCTGGTATTCTTCAAACTTACGCAACTCCTCTTCACATCGGCAAACAAACCCATGTTTGGGAAATTAAAATCAACAATCAAAAAGATCAGTTGATTAGCGTAGGGCGTTGCACATTATTTGTTCAAAAACTAACAAAATAA